The Malus sylvestris chromosome 3, drMalSylv7.2, whole genome shotgun sequence genomic sequence GCAATTAAGCCGCATGATCAAATGGGGGACTGGAGCCAAGGAAAGCACATGAAGCAAAGACAAAATAGTAGAGTTTCTAATGTTAGGATTCAGAAAACTATCATGAGACTCATGGTCCAGCTCACTGCTATGGAAAACAAAGCTCATGACATCTGATTTTGATCAGAAACACAGCCTCTGACTCAAAAGAACAAGATAATTCTTctgcagaaaaaagaaaagagcaaggtaattcaaaaacatttcaaaattttctgtcGTAGACTCGTAACAACCAAGTTCATTGATTCCTTCTTtcagaaacaataaaaaaaaaaaagaggaaaatccGGCATTGTGCCAAATAATGATCAGAAAATATCCCTCACTCGTGTATGACTCTGTAAGACAGGACCCCATCTTATGATTAATTACAAATAGATGATGATTTTATAATGTCTTAGACAATTAAGAAGATTTCGTTGGGCGGTTAGATTTCAATCAAACTCTTTTTGGTCATTGAGTAGTACTGAGAAAGGTGAAACCCATCATAAGCTCCTACTTTTTATAATAACATAGACATATACTTGAatatgaagaaagagaggagagtGGGAAATTACCACAGATATATTGTCATCCATGCCTGCATCAGAATGTGACGGAGATGGAAGTGAGTAAACGGTTCCTTTCAAGATGTTCTTCTCCCTCTCCCTGTTTGCCTCCATTAAGGCCTGTTCTAGCAGAGCTTTTGTTTCATGATTAAGCTCACTAATACACTTTAAAGGTGCTGGCCACACAAGAGGCTCAGCTGACGAAGGATTTAGCATGGCCGCACAAGCTCCGTGTTTGTGTTTCAAAGCAACTACGTATGGTATTCTCCTGCATATACAAAAACACATAACATATAAGCTCAAATTAAGTTTTTAAAATAGCGTTACGGGATATGAGCATCAGTTCAGGGGGTACTAATCACGAAACGAAATTATACCCGGATGAATCTCTTTGAACACGATCTGCACCCCACGCCAACAATCCACGTATGCAATCCAGAGATCCCCCTCTAGCCGCCAAATGAAGCGGAGTGCTCCCAGGACAGCTGTAAACAGAAACTCATCAATCTACGCAACAAAACTAACACCATAGATTAAAAAGGATTAAGAACTTCAGCGCAATTCTTACCCATAACCACCCGTTGAAGCAGAAACAAGAGCCCCGTTGTCTAACAGAATACGTACACATTCAGGCCTACTTCGACGTGCTGCCAAATGCAACGGTGTTGCTCCTCTACCATCCCTAATATTTATAAATCGTGCAAATCCCCTGATATCCAATCCAACAAATTTCGATAAGTAAAAAGCCAGATTAATCACAGAGGGGATCAAAACACTATGGTCTAAAAGGAAACCAACCAGGAAACAGAAACAGGACTCGAATGAGCAGCAGAAACAATAGCTTGAAGGCAATCAGAATGGCCATAGTAAGCGGCGTAATGCAAGCAGGTTCTTCCGTTAAGGGAATCAAACATCAATACCTGATAAATATCCCACATCAAATTGAGAGTTAATATTtggaaataaaaaccaaatttccaaatctaagaagaagaaaaaagtttggATTTTCACATACGTTTGCTCCTGCGTCAAGAAGCTTTTGCACGCAGGAGATCTTGCCATGCATTGCAGCCAACATCAATGGAGTCTGAACAATTTCCAACTAGATAATTAGAACAAGCAAGAAACAGAACATAAAAGAATCAAAACTTTCACATTCGGAGCCAAAAGTAATAAAAATTTACCAGCTTGTGACGATTTAACGCATCTGGATTCACAGATCGTTCTAACAGCATAGAAAGAATCTGCCAATCAAAGCAAAAAACGAGAAACAAAATCattaatcaaacattcaaacccCGTAAagatttcctaaaaaaaaaaaaagttatttccCACCAAGAATCAAAAACCCATTTGCCCAAAATCCAGAAAAACTCGGAACAATCACTGATTTGATGAAATCCCAATGAAGCAAACAAAGAACCCACCTCGATCTGGCCGTTAGCGGCGGCGATATGAAGAGCAGAGTGGCGGTCGTAGACGGTGGAGTGGCGGAGGAGAGTTGGGTCTCTCTGTAACACAGCTTCCACGGTGTCCAGCTCCCCAAATTGTACGGCTCGGAACAGCCCATGTTCGTCACTCTCTCTGCAACTCAACCCCtgacccatctctctctctctctctctctctctctctctctctccctctctgtttctctcttATCAATGGAGTCGATGGGAGCACTTCATTCAGCAATATCTTTGAGCCACCTTCACCTGAAGGCAGAAGGTGGTGGCCTCCATCGCTCTCCGAATGAAAGGTTTCACATTTATGTATTTCCCagtgtagagagagaaataaaagagggagcagagagagagagctttcgAGTTTGGAGCTGCCCGGAGCGAGACTGGGTGCTGACGAGTCGGTGTTCGGGCAGTCAGTGGGACTGACTACGGGCAGCAGTCAGATATTGCTGGGGAAGTTGGATTAGATTCCGAAACAGTACGATGGGCCAACCAGCCACACCCCAGTTGACTAAATCAATCGCGGCCGTTGGGATTTTGACTCCATTCTTTTGGTCGTTGGATTGGAAATAATTAGGTTGCTAATGTTTAAATTAGGGATgttaatttgattttgattgtgTTTTACCAGGACAGAGGTTTGCCCTGTTTGAAGTTGTatttgtttttgggaaaatgatcttttccttttaattcactaaattagaaaattcgtacaattaaaaattgatctaacggttaaagttattataatttttaaagtgagTTATTATTtatagtcgttggatcaaattttaataatacAAATTTCCTAATTTGGTAGATTAGAATGAAAGGATCCGAAGATGATCCATTTCCTTGTTTTTGGGTAGCAGAGCGTACAATTCATAGTGTCTAACTTTATTTTTGGGTGCCGTCATTTTACAATTTCACGTAAAGGGAGggatatcaaaattttaaaattaaatgatgtatTTGTAGATAATTAGATTATTAGTTAAGTGTcaattaacatgcttatttcttattgatcacatataatttgtttgcaaatttggtttaaaaatttgtttttccTAACATTATCTTAAGAATATTGAAAAAATGGAGTAATGATTTTTCATATCTCTGTGAATTGGATTAGACTATGCCTGGACTGTCTGTCAGTTAATGTTCTTGGTACAATAGTTTACAATATTAACACAAAAATTAACCTTAAATTGTAAAACAACAGAAAGTTCACGGAAAATATCACTTTAAGAAAATATTCTTaacatttttttccttctttttaaaGTCAAATTAAATATGGAGTTCTGCCCAAAGAATAATTTAAATATGGAGCAATgttgcatgaaaaaaaaaagaaaaaaaacgaaGATAAAAGTTCATGCATCATCctatataaataataataatgctgCATGGATCTTACTTGCATTACATTCATGCCATATTTTTGTTCGGGAAATATATTTTGACAATATTAGAACTCATCTGTGCAACCTTTGATACCAAAAGAAATTATTAGACTATGAGCTAGtttgtatatattatatattcatTTAAAACGTGTTCACTTTTTAATTTGAACAATCTATATTACCCATCTCTCTCATGTATTTTACTTCTTTTTTGAAacactaattaaaaattaaaaacttaaaataaaatggtTAACAAATATGtcctaaatttataaaaatatgaaCTCATGTTTATAAGAAGTTGGGCGCTTAGTAAGGCTTTGTAGTATGGTATATACAACGACATTTTACATTATGAGATTTGCAATCTAGGCTCGGCCACATAATGGGAGGCCACTATAATATTGTAGAACTCGCATTTTATGGAAATAAAACATAATATTATTCAGTTACAAGttaagagaaatatcactaaatcACAATACTAGCCGCTTAATAcatatagttttaaaatttagcTTGTCACTCACAAAGTTGATTATCCCCACCATATTTAAGATGCTTTTATTTCACTCTATAGAAAATTACCATGCAGGAAAGTGTTTTATCATTATACACATAAAAGCACATAAAAGAGATATTTGAAGCAAGGGTTGGGTTATGATGGTTGTCACGGGAAGGTTGGTGTAGGATGAGACGCATATATATGCATGTGGTAGGTTTTTACTTTCCTTGTTAGTAGGTTGACAGTTGAGTACTATTagaaaaggagaagaagatgCGTGTGGTTAGTTTGAGGGCAATATAAATACATTGATAGGTGGAACAACAATGTCTTATGGGACAAAAATTTCACTTTGCCGGGAATACAACTCGATATACtaaatgtcataatacaagtatttaaaaaaatatttaaatgtccaactatttatattataacattTGACGTACCTGATTGTATTTCTATGATCTTACAAATGTGACAATAACACACCATTGATTTTGTCGATAAAAATATTTCATCCTTTACTCTGTTTTGGTGAAATTTCACCATCTAATCTTTAATACAATCATCACAATATGACAAGAGGGTCCATTAGATAAATTTGTGAAGAAAAGTATAGAATCAAGTCTTCATTATTTTTCTTGGGATCaagtccttttttttcttttcttttcttttttatctttgTGTGGGCAAAATTacaatatgagaaatgttaagAAGATTTAAAAGTGAAACTCTTTATAGATTTTTTGTCAtctcattttaaaatattatgccAAAAATATGAGGTGACGGAAAATCCATCAAAAGTCTCATTTTGagagagagtctccttagcatttctatTATTTGTTGAGAAATACTAAGAAGACTTTTTCAAAGTGGGACTCTTCATGGATTCTCTATGGATTATCCGCCATCTCATATATTTTaatacaatgttttataatgttggcacgaaaattgtgcaaaaaacatgatatggcaAAAAATTCACGGAGAGTGGGAAAGAGCCTCCTTAGCATTTCCCTTACTTGTGTTCATTCATCTTATTTCTCGATTTTGCTAGATTTGTAAAGAATCTCGATTCCACCATGAGATGAACGCAagtattttctatatttatttgGTTTATTCTAAACAAGGACAAAAGGGGGTATTGGGGATCAGCCTTTCGTTATAAGATTTTATAAAAGAGGTTCTTTCtccatttttgttaaaatgtaaAGGAAGTTTATGCAATGCTAAGCATACGTGTTCGGTCGTTCCTTCAAAATTCTCGGCATTCAAATCTTTAATCGGATCTGGAAAAAGTAATCTTCTCCCTTAACAAGCATTTGGTACCTGCTTTTGTCGAAGAATCACATGATTTATGATTTCCAAGCCAAAGCAAAGAATTAGGCTCAACCACTCTTTTATTATAATAGggttcttctccttcttttcaCCACTTCTCTTTTAGCTCttaatgtatatgtatatggcCAAAAGAACTTTGGTACGAACCTAACAACGTGAGTTTGTAACTAAACAAAGTATTAAAGTGATTGATTGTATAAAGAGACTGAGTTCGGCCTTGTTAGAataacaagaaaaaccctacTAGTATGTGTAATTAACAAATAAAACGAAGCTAACTCTCCCAGGTTCTAATACTATTCAGAACCACGCAATGTCAACTAGACCTGGTAAACATGTTGTAtttgtcgtgttcgtgtcatacccgtTATCTTTATAGATTGTCATGTAGTCAAATTCGTTATTTTTACGAGTTCTTAATAAGTAACCTAATAATGACCTTACTCGTTAACGAGTTGACTTAGAAACtattgtttttgtgttatttcgTATTAGGTAAACGAGTTAGTAAAAAATTGTCATGGCTAATGTCTAGACCTGACAAACCTGGTCATTTTTTAGTCATATCTGTTATCTTTATGGATTCTTAACATGTGATTCTATACTGACCTAACTCGTTAACAGATTGTACCTGTTATTTTTGTATCATACTGAATTAATGGATTATCAAGCCTAATACTAACCACAATCTCAGAGACAAAATGTGGACTACCAATCAGtaaacatttttttaacaaaaaagtaATTTAAAGTAATGAGGTCTTCTCTCTTTCAAGTAGGAACCAGATTAATTCTTTTAActtgttttttcaattttctccgAAAAACTTGTTTTTTCAAATACTTTGAGTTCGCATGAATACTACCTCCTTACACATTTGCCATCTTGCAAAGGCAGACTggttggttttttttaatttttatataccGGGGATCCAtacttttgttttactttactAAGTTCTTGTCGGTGCCGCTATATTTTAAGGTTTTACTTTCTTAAGTTTTTGTCGGTGCCTATATTTTGGAGTAAgattctttcttcttcgttTTTTTCATCACTTTCCTCCCTTTTTATTTAAACTGTTATTATTAagttacgttaatattttatattaattatttttatggagagaaaaaaaaactagagattgtgagagaagagaagggaaTGAAAATAGGAAGGAGAGAATCTTAGTCCGTATATTTTATGGGTATGCTATCTACCGTATATTTTATGGGTATGCTATCTACTcaccttttgttaatttttgtcatttaataTTCTTCAAATCATTTGACTCGACGGTCGAAGAAGAATGTCTGTTAAAGAGTCGAAAAAGAGtgtctaaaaaataaaataaaataaagatgtgTAGATAACATCACTTCAATGAAAATTATTCCCTCACGTTAATTCTCCATTTCTTTTACTCTTTCTGACATTTTGAAACTTGTGTTCTTATTTGCAAGGTTTTAAAAAATGTTAGGTGCTAGTCGGGTGGCAGGCAGAGGCCTAGCCTAGGTGGCTAGGCGGCCTAGGtagatttatgtaaatttattatatatcttgtaaataaatgcTTATTtacaccttaaaaaaaaaactatacttgtatggataatGAAAGAATGAAAATgcaaaaatagaagtagaagaaTACACAAAGTATCCAAAaagttcaatatttaaaaaacagtaagcatataatcataagGAGGAGGATTCTTGGATGATAGACTAAATTCTTCTTGTTCATGATCCTTGCATTGAATTGGATATAGACTAAATTATTTAACCTTGTTGTATctagtttatttcttttctttgtatgtatCACCTCAAAAATGCCCCAATTCGTTTCActattggatgaacttgtagtaaatCCATTATTTGCAAATGAGgtacaccatttccataagtataccatcatgaaaccaaaaaagaaaaaagcacacaatttgacacaccccgatcctagaatcaaggcgtgttggccgtcacATGACGTCGaggtaggtcactgtggtatattcatatacccaaattgagcattgtatgagaagttattacgcattgttggttatgtgctttaaataacgtttttatagttgtttcgcatataggtgatacctatcccgatGACAAGCGCATTcaaggacgtcacgggggttacgacccttcgacttaccagtgagtgggcagtattttctgtatttacctatatactattgatttttcccagaaattgaatttaaatgaaagtatgttttgaaatgccatgcatgcatattatatgaaatatatgaattagtatttgatgcatatatgtgaattggtgatgTGGAcacacatgtgagtatcaggtgagttttatgttattcatatgatttattgatgatgtgaattgtattgaaagctcaaacctgcacccctggtgttagtgcttatttattcaccccgcaccacatgctcaccttggatccaagtagggtgcatgtcgtacagaccattagagggttccgacatgtcgtacagaccatgagaggtggttccaacttgtaggtgattttagattattatacagttgttgatgagagaagcactagagcgtattcttacacctttcttatcgtacaaactacttcaggtagttccgatttttGTGTAGAGTAgcgccgtataggtcactgcgGTGACTCTAATTGGATTgaatattgagctatagaattaaccgtacaggaccaactgcagggtctccggttgattccttatttcacatgttataatgttgcatccttattctgttattgacgcttatggcatggcatactttctggtttttgataaagattggtgatttgagatatatgaagatttatatgcatattatgttattttctgggaaagtatacaggttttacagcgagggtttataaatgttattaaatgaaatgttttcaaaaaactttgttttactgacccactcaattttgttttgcgcccctccaggttctagatagcagcgttggtggcccacgaggatcTCCACGGCGTTCTGATAGACTccttaaatgtaggactcacctgtgggtgttgtaatttagttatagtcctacttgactgcacttagtacttatgctctgaatatgtgtgtttcacacttaacttactctagcatgttagttgaatattattgctagtagatgtttttattccttcgtatttcctttatcttttgcttccgcgtcgcacttttggttacgtcacacccacgtgacggccagcacgccttgattctaagattggggtgtgtcacaattaataaaaaacaaaaaaaaaccacccGCCTAGGAACCACCTAAGACCGCCTAGGTGCCGCCTAGCCTAGCTCCAGACTGATTTTTTGAAACGATTTGCCCTAAATCGCGGGGGCCTTCATTGCCTAGCCTCGGCCAATTTTTAGAACACTTCTTATTTGCAATGATGCAAGAGATATTTGTCCAATTAAAGCCACTTAATTATGTAATCAATAATTGGTCCAAATTGTAGTGGACAAGTTGTTGGGTTTTCACTTATATGTTCTGAATTTGAAACTCTGTTTTCCCTAAATAATTCTAATAGCTCAAAACTCTCCCCTCCCCTTAAAtaataatgaattaaaaaagtatttggtttttattttctttttctattgttctttcattttctttggctttttagccaaaatagtatCTGAGATTGTCATAAGACTTACTCCAACccttggagtaaaactcaaattttaggttttaaacttatcccaacttgctccaacccttgaggcaaatatgagttaaaactcaaaactcatttCGGAGCCCAATTAGCCCAGGATCCCCCCCTGAGTTAGTGTAGCTGGTccaccatatatgtatatattttttagttttatatttataatttcattgaatccaacgatTAAGATCTCATTTGATGAaatccaacagtaaaaaaaaaatctaacggtccaaatttaaatccaatggttaaagtaattaaaaaaaaaatcttttatgtgtttcattTACTTTCATAGTGTTTCATGAGTTTCATGATGTtggttagtgatttttcaatatttttaggttaaaatgttcataaaattaaattaggatagtctacataatttttttctttttaaaaagttactttaagaagaaaaaaaatagtttaaattcattctttaatgatccagggctaaaattttaacccagaagggttggagcaaaaaAGCTATTTCTtggctaaaaattttaggttttagcccaggggttggagatggtctaactcctcattttggtccctaagattttaACATGATATAAGTAGTCCTTGAAATTGTCCatcgtcaatcattttggtaatTCTGTGAAAAAATTCTGTTAAATTGAAAAAACAACCAATTCAAGGaggttgatttgacaaaatattcttaatttaatggagatttc encodes the following:
- the LOC126615593 gene encoding putative E3 ubiquitin-protein ligase XBAT31, which encodes MGQGLSCRESDEHGLFRAVQFGELDTVEAVLQRDPTLLRHSTVYDRHSALHIAAANGQIEILSMLLERSVNPDALNRHKLTPLMLAAMHGKISCVQKLLDAGANVLMFDSLNGRTCLHYAAYYGHSDCLQAIVSAAHSSPVSVSWGFARFINIRDGRGATPLHLAARRSRPECVRILLDNGALVSASTGGYGCPGSTPLHLAARGGSLDCIRGLLAWGADRVQRDSSGRIPYVVALKHKHGACAAMLNPSSAEPLVWPAPLKCISELNHETKALLEQALMEANREREKNILKGTVYSLPSPSHSDAGMDDNISVESDLDLCCICFEQVCTIEVQNCGHQMCAQCTLALCCYNKPNPTTLCLMPPVCPFCRSPIAHLLVAKIKSCDDGDHDTADNNSSKLRKARRSRNFSEGSSSFKGVSALGSFGKMGGRGSGIIAENEWVDKP